A region from the Benincasa hispida cultivar B227 chromosome 12, ASM972705v1, whole genome shotgun sequence genome encodes:
- the LOC120092547 gene encoding 30S ribosomal protein S1, chloroplastic-like: MSSSAHQPCCGLKSRYSYSPLSSWRLSASSWNWNRFPPKEWRKLLPLVSAAASSPSPISNAQTKERLKLKQLFKEAYERCCTSPMDGVSFTLEDFHAALADYDFVSELGTKVKGTVFCTNANGALVDTVKGTAYLPTQEACILKIKHVEEAGIYPGLEEEFIIIAEQEDGDGLILSLRSVQYGLAWERCRQLQAEDIVIKGKVVGATKGGVVVLVEGLRGFVPFSQISAKSTAEELLNKELRLKFVEVDEELSRLILSNSKAIVSQAELRIGSVVTGTVQILKPYGAFIDIGGINGLLHVSQISQNHILDIATVLQPGDVLKVMILSYDQNKGRVSLSTKKLEPTPGDMIHNPKLVFEKADEMAQTFRQRIAQAEAMARAGLLGCQPESG; encoded by the exons ATGAGCTCATCGGCGCATCAACCTTGTTGTGGGTTGAAGTCGAGGTATTCCTATTCCCCTCTTTCTTCATGGCGACTTTCAGCTTCCAGTTGGAACTGGAACCGATTTCCTCCAAAGGAATGGCGTAAACTGCTTCCATTAGTTTCAGCTGCAGCTTCTTCCCCTTCTCCCATTTCCAATGCACAGACCAAAGAGCGCCTTAAACTCAAGCAACTCTTCAAGGAAGCTTATGAACGCTGCTGTACATCCCCCATGGATGGCGTCTCCTTCACTCTTGAAGACTTCCATGCCGCTCTTGCAGATTACGACTTTGTTTCTGAACTCGGAACCAAG GTTAAAGGTACTGTATTCTGTACCAATGCTAATGGGGCACTGGTTGATACTGTAAAGGGAACTGCATACTTGCCCACCCAAGAGGCATGCattcttaaaataaaacatgtagAAGAAGCAGGTATATATCCTGGTTTAGAAGAGGAGTTCATAATTATTGCTGAACAGGAAGATGGTGATGGCTTAATTCTGAGCTTGAGAAGTGTCCAGTATGGCCTTGCATGGGAGCGATGCAGACAACTCCAAGCTGAGGATATTGTTATCAAGGGTAAG GTTGTTGGTGCAACCAAAGGGGGAGTAGTAGTTCTTGTGGAAGGCCTTAGAGGCTTTGTTCCTTTCTCTCAGATATCAGCA AAATCAACTGCAGAGGAGCTGCTTAATAAAGAGCTACGTCTGAAATTTGTTGAGGTCGATGAAGAACTATCTCGGCTAATCCTAAGTAACTCCAAGGCCATTGTTAGCCAAGCAGAGCTAAGAATTGGTTCAGTAGTTACTGGGACCGTGCAGATTCTGAAACCATATGGAGCCTTTATTGACATCGGTGGAATTAATGGGCTTCTTCATGTTAGTCAAATCAGTCAAAATCACATATTAGATATTGCAACTGTTCTTCAACCAGGAGATGTGCTTAAG GTCATGATTTTGAGCTATGACCAGAACAAAGGCCGTGTTAGTCTTTCtaccaagaaattggaacctacTCCTGGAGACATGATTCACAATCCAAAGCTTGTTTTTGAGAAG GCTGACGAGATGGCTCAGACATTCAGGCAAAGAATAGCTCAAGCAGAAGCAATGGCTCGTGCTGGCCTTCTCGGATGTCAACCCGAG AGTGGATAA
- the LOC120092772 gene encoding galactinol synthase 2-like, with protein MSPAAAPKNAIESIDAPKRAYVTFLAGNGDYWKGVVGLAKGLRKAKAAYPLIVAVLPDVPEDHRQILEYQGCIVREIEPVYPPENQTQFAMAYYVINYSKLRIWEFVEYEKLIYLDGDIQVFENIDHLFEMPNGYFYAVMDCFCEKTWSNSPQYKIGYCQQCPDKVKWPVEEMGNPPPLYFNAGFFVYEPDLFTYKDLLETCKNTTPTLFAEQDFLNMYFNDIYKPIPPIYNLVMAMLWRHPENIDVDKVKVVHYCAAGSKPWRYTGKEENMDREDIKMLVKKWWEVYEDESLDYQNVLKSETKQETNLTPLISVLSEAEVVNHITAPSAA; from the exons ATGTCTCCAGCAGCTGCCCCGAAAAACGCCATCGAGTCGATCGACGCCCCGAAGAGGGCGTACGTGACGTTCTTGGCTGGTAATGGTGACTATTGGAAAGGTGTAGTTGGATTGGCAAAGGGTCTCAGAAAGGCCAAAGCCGCCTACCCTCTCATTGTTGCTGTCCTTCCTGATGTTCCTGAAGACCATCGTCAAATTCTCGAGTATCAGGGTTGTATCGTCCGCGAGATCGAGCCTGTTTATCCTCCGGAAAATCAGACCCAATTTGCCATGGCATATTACGTTATCAATTACTCAAAGCTCAGGATCTGGGAG TTTGTGGAGTACGAGAAGCTGATATATTTGGATGGGGACATCCAAGTGTTTGAAAACATAGACCATTTGTTTGAAATGCCAAATGGATACTTCTATGCAGTGATGGATTGCTTTTGTGAGAAGACATGGAGTAATTCTCCACAATACAAAATTGGGTATTGCCAACAATGCCCTGACAAAGTGAAATGGCCTGTGGAGGAAATGGGAAATCCACCACCACTTTACTTCAATGCTGGATTTTTTGTGTATGAACCTGATCTTTTCACTTACAAGGATCTTCTTGAGACTTGCAAGAACACTACTCCAACATTGTTTGCTGAGCAG GACTTCTTGAACATGTACTTCAACGACATATACAAGCCAATTCCTCCCATTTACAATCTCGTCATGGCCATGCTGTGGCGTCATCCCGAGAACATCGACGTCGACAAAGTCAAAGTTGTCCACTACTGTGCAGCG GGATCGAAACCGTGGAGGTACACAGGAAAAGAAGAGAATATGGACAGAGAAGACATAAAAATGTTGGTGAAGAAATGGTGGGAAGTTTACGAAGATGAATCTTTGGATTACCAAAATGTTCTCAAATCTGAAACTAAACAAGAAACTAATCTCACACCTTTGATCTCTGTGCTGTCTGAGGCTGAAGTTGTTAACCACATCACAGCTCCTTCCGCtgcttaa
- the LOC120092774 gene encoding craniofacial development protein 1 isoform X1, with the protein MATTNDLHGSDTVNEMLMESTKEGSAHMGSEGKTNDTEIKARVDSMWEQMNKGVSRKTLKGLSTKRSPAVNKNSKKPSNNWIAYLGMTSKKPQEKDILSEGSEVLQNSSTDDARMLAATALSAVRDAAATISCRGKVEITEIRDFAGQNVEIKKFVDADSKEAYEKMKAPPTSAVDVVLEQIKKKQKLSVLDKTKKDWGEFKEENKGLEEDLDAYKKSSNQYLDKVSFLQRTDYREFERERDARLALQARRRPDMREDP; encoded by the exons ATGGCTACCACCAACGACCTCCATGGCTCTG ATACTGTGAATGAAATGCTTATGGAGTCAACTAAGGAAGGATCTGCTCATATGGGTTCAGAGGGAAAGACTAATGACACAG AAATAAAAGCACGTGTTGATTCCATGTGGGAGCAAATGAATAAAGGGGTGTCTAGAAAAACACTAAAAGGTTTGTCAACCAAACGATCTCCAGCTGTGAATAAAAACTCAAAGAAGCCATCCAAT AATTGGATTGCATATCTTGGTATGACGTCAAAGAAGCCTCAAGAAAAAGATATATTATCAGAAGGATCCGAGGTTCTGCAGAACAGTTCTACTGATGATGCTAGGATGCTTGCTGCTACTGCTCTCTCAGCTGTTAGGGATGCTGCAGCTACCATTTCTTGCAGGGGGAAAGTTGAG ATCACAGAGATTAGGGACTTTGCAGGCCaaaatgttgaaattaaaaagtttgTAGATGCTGATTCAAAAGAAGCATATGAGAAAATGAAGGCACCTCCTACTTCAGCTGTTGATGTAGTCTTGGAACAAATCAAGAAGAAACAAAAGCTTAGTGTACTTGACAAGACGAAAAAAGACTGGGGGGAGTTCAAGGAAGAGAACAAGGGTCTGGAAGAGGACTTGGATGCTTACAAAAAGAGCTCAAACCAATATCTTGATAAAGTTTCCTTTTTGCAGCGAACTGATTACAGGGAGTTCGAACGAGAGCGGGATGCACGGTTGGCTTTGCAGGCCAGGAGGAGGCCTGATATGCGAGAGGACCCATAA
- the LOC120092774 gene encoding craniofacial development protein 1 isoform X2, which yields MSDTVNEMLMESTKEGSAHMGSEGKTNDTEIKARVDSMWEQMNKGVSRKTLKGLSTKRSPAVNKNSKKPSNNWIAYLGMTSKKPQEKDILSEGSEVLQNSSTDDARMLAATALSAVRDAAATISCRGKVEITEIRDFAGQNVEIKKFVDADSKEAYEKMKAPPTSAVDVVLEQIKKKQKLSVLDKTKKDWGEFKEENKGLEEDLDAYKKSSNQYLDKVSFLQRTDYREFERERDARLALQARRRPDMREDP from the exons ATGTCAGATACTGTGAATGAAATGCTTATGGAGTCAACTAAGGAAGGATCTGCTCATATGGGTTCAGAGGGAAAGACTAATGACACAG AAATAAAAGCACGTGTTGATTCCATGTGGGAGCAAATGAATAAAGGGGTGTCTAGAAAAACACTAAAAGGTTTGTCAACCAAACGATCTCCAGCTGTGAATAAAAACTCAAAGAAGCCATCCAAT AATTGGATTGCATATCTTGGTATGACGTCAAAGAAGCCTCAAGAAAAAGATATATTATCAGAAGGATCCGAGGTTCTGCAGAACAGTTCTACTGATGATGCTAGGATGCTTGCTGCTACTGCTCTCTCAGCTGTTAGGGATGCTGCAGCTACCATTTCTTGCAGGGGGAAAGTTGAG ATCACAGAGATTAGGGACTTTGCAGGCCaaaatgttgaaattaaaaagtttgTAGATGCTGATTCAAAAGAAGCATATGAGAAAATGAAGGCACCTCCTACTTCAGCTGTTGATGTAGTCTTGGAACAAATCAAGAAGAAACAAAAGCTTAGTGTACTTGACAAGACGAAAAAAGACTGGGGGGAGTTCAAGGAAGAGAACAAGGGTCTGGAAGAGGACTTGGATGCTTACAAAAAGAGCTCAAACCAATATCTTGATAAAGTTTCCTTTTTGCAGCGAACTGATTACAGGGAGTTCGAACGAGAGCGGGATGCACGGTTGGCTTTGCAGGCCAGGAGGAGGCCTGATATGCGAGAGGACCCATAA
- the LOC120092774 gene encoding craniofacial development protein 1 isoform X3 has translation MLMESTKEGSAHMGSEGKTNDTEIKARVDSMWEQMNKGVSRKTLKGLSTKRSPAVNKNSKKPSNNWIAYLGMTSKKPQEKDILSEGSEVLQNSSTDDARMLAATALSAVRDAAATISCRGKVEITEIRDFAGQNVEIKKFVDADSKEAYEKMKAPPTSAVDVVLEQIKKKQKLSVLDKTKKDWGEFKEENKGLEEDLDAYKKSSNQYLDKVSFLQRTDYREFERERDARLALQARRRPDMREDP, from the exons ATGCTTATGGAGTCAACTAAGGAAGGATCTGCTCATATGGGTTCAGAGGGAAAGACTAATGACACAG AAATAAAAGCACGTGTTGATTCCATGTGGGAGCAAATGAATAAAGGGGTGTCTAGAAAAACACTAAAAGGTTTGTCAACCAAACGATCTCCAGCTGTGAATAAAAACTCAAAGAAGCCATCCAAT AATTGGATTGCATATCTTGGTATGACGTCAAAGAAGCCTCAAGAAAAAGATATATTATCAGAAGGATCCGAGGTTCTGCAGAACAGTTCTACTGATGATGCTAGGATGCTTGCTGCTACTGCTCTCTCAGCTGTTAGGGATGCTGCAGCTACCATTTCTTGCAGGGGGAAAGTTGAG ATCACAGAGATTAGGGACTTTGCAGGCCaaaatgttgaaattaaaaagtttgTAGATGCTGATTCAAAAGAAGCATATGAGAAAATGAAGGCACCTCCTACTTCAGCTGTTGATGTAGTCTTGGAACAAATCAAGAAGAAACAAAAGCTTAGTGTACTTGACAAGACGAAAAAAGACTGGGGGGAGTTCAAGGAAGAGAACAAGGGTCTGGAAGAGGACTTGGATGCTTACAAAAAGAGCTCAAACCAATATCTTGATAAAGTTTCCTTTTTGCAGCGAACTGATTACAGGGAGTTCGAACGAGAGCGGGATGCACGGTTGGCTTTGCAGGCCAGGAGGAGGCCTGATATGCGAGAGGACCCATAA
- the LOC120068211 gene encoding dihydrolipoyl dehydrogenase, mitochondrial encodes MALANCARRKANLLYRNLPVSYSESFNYSFSFASFSRRFASSGSDENDVVVIGGGPGGYVAAIKAAQLGLKTTCIEKRGALGGTCLNVGCIPSKALLHSSHMYHEAQHSFASHGVKFSSLEVDLPAMMAQKDKAVGNLTRGIEGLFKKNKVNYVKGYGKLVSPSEVSVDTIEGGNTVVKGKNIIIATGSDVKSLPGITIDEKRIVSSTGALALSEIPKKLVVIGAGYIGLEMGSVWGRLGSEITVVEFAPDIVPTMDGEVRKQFQRALEKQGMKFMLRTKVVGVDTSGNGVKLTLEPAAGGEQTTLEADVVLVSAGRTPFTAGLGLDKIGIKTDKAGRILVNERFATNVDGVYAIGDVIPGPMLAHKAEEDGVACVEFIAGKTGHVDYDKVPGVVYTHPEVASVGKTEEQVKESGVDYRVGKFPFLANSRAKAIDDAEGVVKILAEKETDKILGVHIMAPNAGELIHEAVLALQYDASSEDIARVCHAHPTMSEALKEAAMATYDKPIHI; translated from the exons ATGGCACTGGCAAACTGCGCCAGGCGGAAGGCCAATCTTCTATACAGAAACCTCCCTGTTTCTTACTCTGAATCCTTCAACTATTCTTTTTCATTCGCATCATTCTCCAGACGTTTTGCGTCCTCAGGATCCGACGAAAACGACGTCGTCGTTATTGGAGGTGGCCCCGGTGGCTATGTCGCCGCCATCAAGGCCGCTCAACTTGGCCTCAAAACCACCTGTATCGAAAAGCGTGGGGCTCTTGGCGGAACTTGCCTCAATGTCGGCTGTATTCCCTCCAAG GCTCTTCTCCACTCTTCCCACATGTACCATGAAGCTCAGCATTCATTTGCTAGCCATGGAGTGAAGTTTTCCTCCCTTGAGGTTGATTTACCAGCCATGATGGCACAAAAGGATAAAGCAGTAGGCAATCTTACACGTGGTATTGAAGGTCTTTTCAAGAAGAACAAAGTGAACTATGTTAAAGGCTATGGGAAATTGGTTTCCCCTTCTGAAGTTTCTGTGGACACCATTGAAGGTGGTAATACGGTGGTGAAAGGAAAAAACATAATAATTGCAACTGGTTCTGATGTCAAATCTTTACCTGGGATCACCATTGATGAAAAGAGAATTGTATCATCAACAGGTGCTTTAGCTTTGTCCGAGATCCCCAAGAAACTTGTTGTAATTGGAGCTGGATACATCGGGCTGGAGATGGGATCAGTGTGGGGTCGACTTGGATCCGAGATCACAGTTGTTGAGTTTGCCCCAGATATAGTCCCGACGATGGATGGGGAAGTTCGCAAGCAATTTCAGCGTGCTCTTGAAAAGCAAGGAATGAAATTCATGCTAAGAACCAAGGTAGTTGGAGTTGatacttcagggaatggtgtcaAGCTGACTCTCGAACCGGCAGCTGGTGGTGAACAGACGACACTTGAAGCAGATGTTGTTCTTGTATCTGCAGGTAGAACTCCATTCACTGCTGGACTCGGGCTTGACAAGATAGGAATCAAAACTGACAAGGCAGGGCGCATTTTGGTAAATGAAAGATTTGCTACAAATGTGGACGGTGTTTATGCAATTGGGGACGTAATTCCAGGGCCAATGTTAGCTCACAAGGCTGAAGAGGATGGGGTTGCCTGTGTGGAATTCATAGCTGGAAAGACAGGCCATGTTGACTATGACAAAGTCCCAGGGGTTGTCTATACACATCCTGAGGTTGCATCTGTTGGGAAGACTGAAGAGCAAGTGAAGGAATCGGGTGTAGATTATCGTGTCGGGAAGTTTCCGTTCTTGGCAAATAGTAGAGCAAAAGCAATAGACGACGCTGAAGGGGTGGTAAAAATTCTGGCTGAAAAGGAGACAGACAAGATACTAGGTGTCCATATCATGGCTCCCAATGCTGGGGAGCTTATCCATGAGGCCGTATTGGCCTTACAATACGATGCATCGAGTGAGGATATAGCTCGAGTTTGCCATGCGCATCCAACGATGAGCGAGGCATTGAAGGAGGCTGCTATGGCGACATATGACAAGCCCATTCACATCTAG